A genomic window from Cricetulus griseus strain 17A/GY chromosome 4, alternate assembly CriGri-PICRH-1.0, whole genome shotgun sequence includes:
- the Slc38a3 gene encoding sodium-coupled neutral amino acid transporter 3, which produces MEIPRQAEMVELVPNGKHLEGLLPVGVSTTNTQRAEDPQHCAEGKGFLQKSSSKEPHFTDFEGKTSFGMSVFNLSNAIMGSGILGLAYAMANTGIILFLFLLTAVALLSSYSIHLLLKSSGIVGIRAYEQLGYRAFGTPGKLAAALAITLQNIGAMSSYLYIIKSELPLVIQTFLNLEKPTSVWYMDGNYLVILVSVTIILPLALMRQLGYLGYSSGFSLSCMVFFLIAVIYKKFQVPCPLAHNLANATGNLSHMVVLEKAQLQDEPEAAAFCSPSYFTLNSQTAYTIPIMAFAFVCHPEVLPIYTELKDPSKKKMQHISNLSIAVMYVMYFLAALFGYLTFYDGVESELLHTYSKVDPFDVLILCVRVAVLIAVTLTVPIVLFPVRRAIQQMLFQNQEFSWLRHVIIATGLLTCINLLVIFAPNILGIFGIIGATSAPCLIFIFPAIFYFRIMPTEKEPARSIPKILALCFAAVGFLLMTMSLSFIIIDWVSGTSQHGGHH; this is translated from the exons ATGGAGATTCCCCGACAGGCAGAGATGGTGGAGCTGGTGCCCAATGGCAAACACTTGGAGGGGCTTCTACCAGTGGGCGTGTccacaacaaacacacagag AGCTGAAGACCCCCAACACTGTGCAGAAGGCAAGGGCTTCCTTCAGAAAAGCTCCAGCAAGGAACCACATTTCACCGAC TTCGAGGGGAAGACGTCGTTTGGGATGTCCGTGTTCAACCTCAGCAACGCCATCATGGGCAGTGGCATTCTGGGACTTGCCTACGCCATGGCCAATACCGGCATCATCCTTTTCCT GTTCCTTCTGACAGCTGTTGCCCTGTTGTCTAGCTACTCCATCCATCTGCTCCTCAAGTCTTCAGGGATCGTGG GCATCCGTGCCTATGAGCAGCTGGGCTACCGTGCCTTTGGGACTCCAGGGAAGCTGGCAGCAGCCCTGGCCATCACACTGCAGAACATTGGAG CCATGTCCAGTTACCTATACATCATCAAGTCTGAGTTGCCTCTTGTCATACAGACCTTTCTGAATCTGGAGAAGCCGACCTC GGTGTGGTACATGGATGGCAACTACCTTGTGATCCTGGTATCTGTCACCATCATCCTGCCCCTAGCACTAATGCGGCAGCTTG GTTACCTAGGCTACTCCAGTGGCTTCTCTCTCAGCTGCATGGTGTTCTTCTTGATTGCA GTCATCTACAAAAAGTTCCAAGTTCCCTGCCCATTGGCACACAACTTGGCCAATGCCACAGGCAACTTGAGCCACATGGTGGTATTGGAGAAGGCACAGCTACAGGACGAGCCTGAGGCTGCAGCCTTCTGTAGCCCAAGCTACTTCACACTCAACTCACAG ACAGCATACACCATCCCCATCATGGCTTTCGCCTTCGTCTGCCACCCTGAGGTGCTGCCCATATATACAGAGCTCAAGGA CCCTTCCAAGAAGAAGATGCAACACATCTCCAATCTGTCCATTGCTGTCATGTATGTCATGTACTTCCTGGCCGCCCTCTTCGGCTACCTCACCTTCTATG ACGGGGTGGAGTCGGAGCTGCTGCACACCTACAGCAAGGTGGACCCATTTGATGTGCTGATCTTGTGTGTGCGGGTGGCCGTGCTGATAGCTGTCACACTTACTGTCCCGATTGTTCTGTTCCCG GTACGACGTGCCATCCAGCAGATGCTGTTTCAGAACCAGGAGTTCAGCTGGTTGCGGCACGTGATCATCGCCACCGGCCTGCTTACTTGCATCAACCTGCTGGTTATCTTTGCCCCCAACATCTTGGGCATCTTTGGAATCATTG GCGCCACATCCGCTCCGTGCCTCATCTTCATCTTCCCCGCCATCTTCTACTTCCGGATCATGCCCACTGAGAAGGAACCTGCTAGATCCATCCCTAAAATCCTG GCCCTTTGCTTTGCTGCGGTTGGCTTCTTGCTGATGACCATGAGCTTGAGTTTCATCATCATCGACTGGGTCTCGGGGACCAGCCAGCATGGAGGACACCATTAG
- the Gnat1 gene encoding guanine nucleotide-binding protein G(t) subunit alpha-1 has product MKIIHQDGYSLEECLEFIAIIYGNTLQSILAIVRAMTTLNIQYGDSARQDDARKLMHMADTIEEGTMPKEMSDIIQRLWKDSGIQACFERASEYQLNDSAGYYLSDLERLVTPGYVPTEQDVLRSRVKTTGIIETQFSFKDLNFRMFDVGGQRSERKKWIHCFEGVTCIIFIAALSAYDMVLVEDDEVNRMHESLHLFNSICNHRYFATTSIVLFLNKKDVFSEKIKKAHLSICFPDYDGPNTYEDAGNYIKVQFLELNMRRDVKEIYSHMTCATDTQNVKFVFDAVTDIIIKENLKDCGLF; this is encoded by the exons ATGAA GATTATCCACCAGGATGGTTATTCACTGGAAGAATGCCTCGAGTTCATAGCCATCATCTATGGCAACACTCTGCAGTCCATCCTGGCCATCGTTCGGGCTATGACGACGCTCAACATTCAGTATGGAGATTCGGCCCGACAG GATGATGCCCGGAAGCTGATGCACATGGCGGATACCATCGAGGAAGGCACAATGCCTAAGGAGATGTCTGACATCATTCAGCGCTTGTGGAAAGACTCGGGTATCCAAGCTTGCTTTGAGCGAGCCTCCGAGTACCAGCTCAACGACTCTGCTGGCTA CTATCTTTCAGACCTAGAGCGCCTGGTGACTCCAGGATATGTGCCCACTGAGCAGGACGTGCTGCGTTCTCGTGTCAAAACCACTGGCATCATCGAGACGCAGTTCTCTTTCAAGGACCTCAACTTCAG AATGTTCGATGTGGGCGGGCAGCGTTCCGAGCGCAAAAAGTGGATCCACTGCTTCGAAGGTGTGACGTGCATCATTTTCATCGCGGCACTGAGCGCTTACGACATGGTGCTGGTGGAGGACGACGAAGTG AATCGGATGCACGAGAGCCTGCACCTGTTCAACAGCATCTGCAACCATCGCTACTTCGCCACCACGTCCATCGTGCTCTTCCTCAACAAGAAGGACGTTTTCTCCGAGAAGATCAAAAAGGCACACCTCAGCATCTGCTTTCCCGATTACGATG GACCTAACACTTACGAGGATGCCGGCAACTACATCAAAGTGCAGTTCCTCGAGCTTAACATGCGGCGGGACGTGAAGGAGATCTATTCCCACATGACGTGCGCCACGGACACACAGAACGTCAAGTTTGTCTTTGACGCTGTCACCGACATTATCATCAAGGAGAACCTCAAAGACTGCGGGCTCTTCTGA